One window of the Anaerolineae bacterium genome contains the following:
- a CDS encoding InlB B-repeat-containing protein, whose protein sequence is GWFTAASGGAEVTAATVVDTAANHTLYAQWTINQYTLTFDSAGGSPVDSITQDFGSAITAPDDPTREGYTFAGWNPAVPATMPAQNLTLTAQWTADTYTVTFDANGGTDPDPASKEVTYGLAYGTLATTSRTGYTFAGWFTAASGGSEVTADTVVATAADHTLYARWTANEYTLVVVVEPAAGGSVEVDPDQATYHYGAVVTLTATAATGWTFDHWSGACAGEGVCQITMDGEDKLVTAHFIQSLSPAPDHNYYLPLIFK, encoded by the coding sequence CGGCTGGTTCACCGCCGCCAGCGGTGGGGCCGAAGTCACTGCGGCGACGGTGGTGGACACGGCGGCGAACCACACCCTGTACGCGCAGTGGACGATCAACCAATACACCCTCACCTTCGACAGCGCGGGCGGCAGCCCGGTGGACTCCATCACCCAGGACTTCGGCAGCGCGATCACCGCCCCGGACGATCCGACGCGGGAGGGTTACACCTTTGCGGGGTGGAATCCGGCCGTGCCTGCAACTATGCCAGCCCAAAACCTGACGCTGACGGCGCAGTGGACGGCCGACACCTACACTGTGACGTTTGATGCCAACGGCGGGACCGATCCTGACCCGGCCAGCAAAGAGGTGACGTATGGCTTGGCCTATGGCACTCTGGCCACCACCAGCCGCACGGGTTACACCTTTGCGGGTTGGTTCACCGCGGCCTCGGGTGGAAGCGAGGTCACTGCCGACACCGTCGTGGCGACGGCGGCGGACCACACGCTGTACGCCCGGTGGACGGCCAATGAGTATACACTCGTTGTGGTTGTCGAACCGGCGGCAGGCGGCTCGGTGGAGGTTGACCCCGATCAGGCCACCTACCACTACGGTGCTGTGGTCACCCTGACGGCCACAGCGGCGACTGGGTGGACGTTCGATCACTGGAGTGGAGCCTGTGCTGGTGAAGGTGTCTGTCAAATAACGATGGATGGGGAGGACAAGTTGGTTACGGCGCACTTCATTCAATCGCTGTCTCCGGCGCCCGATCATAATTATTACCTGCCTTTGATCTTCAAATAA
- a CDS encoding sigma-70 family RNA polymerase sigma factor has translation MSHTPSKYPDTPEQNLWIAQAKAGQQAAFGRIVEKYQQPVYNICYHMLKNTDEAEDAAQEVFLRAYTKLDTYDDQRQFSTWLFAIASHYCLDRWKKRRFQLVAWDDLREYLSDRETTQPEKAVLEAEATQEVQDLLQLLQPDYRIVVILKYWHTMSYEEIAQTLDTTISTIKSKLFRARKMLAQAATHKQSASIVPHGIALAGSY, from the coding sequence ATGTCACACACGCCATCAAAATATCCTGATACGCCAGAACAAAATCTATGGATCGCTCAGGCCAAAGCCGGGCAGCAGGCTGCTTTTGGCCGGATTGTGGAAAAATACCAGCAGCCCGTTTACAATATTTGTTACCACATGCTCAAAAACACCGACGAAGCCGAAGACGCGGCCCAGGAGGTTTTTCTGCGGGCCTACACCAAGCTGGATACGTATGATGACCAGCGCCAATTTTCTACCTGGCTATTCGCTATCGCCTCCCACTACTGCCTGGATCGGTGGAAAAAACGGCGGTTTCAATTGGTAGCGTGGGATGATCTGCGGGAATATCTCTCCGACCGGGAAACCACCCAACCGGAAAAGGCCGTGCTGGAAGCAGAAGCTACCCAGGAAGTGCAAGACCTACTCCAGTTGCTCCAACCCGATTATCGGATTGTGGTGATTCTAAAATACTGGCACACGATGTCGTACGAAGAGATAGCCCAAACCCTGGACACCACCATCAGCACCATTAAAAGCAAACTCTTCCGCGCCCGCAAGATGCTGGCCCAGGCAGCCACCCACAAACAGAGCGCCTCAATCGTCCCGCACGGGATAGCATTGGCTGGAAGTTATTGA
- a CDS encoding sensor histidine kinase, protein MRQKLGQFTWRQWLLPRYIDAIGLLVYLVVLGVYSYLIFTVAGHLAYPWLRLGAVIGTILFLLFLDRLEYLYYNDHPSWRPSGVIMLLRLLVVWLVLLTDGKGQPELHFFFGALVFSVLFLIGSSYGLTGLVWLVGLLDRFEATDTTRHFHQNESLFHALLLLGVILIFYVAYLIRQERLNRRRAEQLVRELEESHRKLQAYAAQVAELATTAERNRLAREIHDSLGHYLTVINVQLEKALAFRNRNPEEAEQAVRESKRLARAALQEIRHSVSALRDTPETFSLSQALAELVDNMNTGQFSIALDIQGDEAGFSRHALITLYRAAQEGLTNIQKHAQASRVTVRVRLNAQEADLFIEDNGQGFDPHALTDKADTHYGLQGVRERLELIRGSLKLESAPGQGTSLLITVPKNPLVLVEQVG, encoded by the coding sequence ATGCGCCAAAAACTTGGCCAATTCACCTGGCGGCAGTGGTTATTGCCCCGTTATATTGACGCGATAGGGCTGTTAGTTTACCTGGTGGTACTGGGCGTTTACAGTTATTTAATTTTTACCGTCGCCGGCCACCTTGCTTACCCCTGGCTGCGGCTTGGCGCTGTAATAGGGACAATCCTGTTTCTGTTGTTCTTGGACCGTCTGGAGTACCTATATTACAACGACCACCCCTCGTGGCGGCCATCCGGCGTAATAATGCTGTTACGGTTGCTGGTGGTTTGGCTGGTTCTGCTGACCGATGGCAAGGGCCAGCCGGAGCTGCACTTTTTTTTCGGGGCCTTGGTTTTTAGCGTTTTATTTTTAATCGGCAGCAGTTATGGTTTAACCGGCCTGGTTTGGCTGGTGGGCCTGCTTGACCGTTTTGAAGCCACAGATACCACCCGGCACTTTCATCAAAATGAGAGCTTGTTCCATGCCTTATTATTGCTGGGCGTTATCTTGATTTTTTATGTGGCCTACCTCATCCGCCAGGAACGACTCAACCGCCGCCGCGCCGAACAACTGGTGCGCGAACTGGAAGAATCTCACCGCAAATTGCAAGCCTACGCCGCGCAAGTGGCCGAACTGGCCACTACCGCCGAACGCAACCGCCTGGCCCGCGAAATTCACGATAGCCTGGGCCATTATCTGACCGTGATCAACGTGCAGCTTGAAAAAGCCCTGGCCTTTAGGAACCGGAATCCGGAAGAAGCCGAGCAGGCGGTGAGGGAATCCAAACGATTGGCCCGGGCAGCCTTGCAAGAGATTCGCCACTCCGTGAGCGCGCTGCGCGATACCCCGGAAACCTTCTCGCTGAGCCAGGCCCTGGCCGAACTGGTGGACAATATGAACACCGGCCAATTTTCCATTGCCCTGGATATTCAAGGCGACGAGGCCGGTTTCTCCCGCCATGCCCTGATCACGCTCTATCGCGCGGCCCAGGAAGGTTTGACCAACATCCAAAAACACGCCCAGGCCAGCCGGGTGACCGTCCGCGTGCGCCTCAACGCTCAAGAGGCCGATTTGTTTATTGAAGATAATGGCCAGGGTTTTGACCCCCACGCCTTGACCGATAAAGCAGATACCCACTATGGCCTGCAAGGCGTGCGGGAACGTTTAGAATTAATTCGGGGTTCGCTGAAATTGGAGAGCGCGCCGGGCCAGGGTACCAGTTTATTGATTACCGTGCCCAAAAACCCGCTGGTGTTGGTAGAGCAGGTAGGGTAA
- a CDS encoding GNAT family N-acetyltransferase, with the protein MTTIIIRRAEPGDYEAVRQIYVGPKVIWGTLQLPFPSVELWRKRLAEPPEGLYSLVACVENNEIVGQLGLSTSPQRPRRRHAGQIGMAVRDDWQGRGVGTALMQAAVDLADKWLNLTRLELEVFTDNAPAIRLYEKFGFNIEGMLVDFAFREGQYVDTYCMARFRGQAFKK; encoded by the coding sequence ATGACGACAATTATCATTCGCCGCGCAGAACCGGGTGATTACGAAGCCGTGCGGCAAATTTATGTTGGTCCCAAAGTAATATGGGGCACGTTGCAACTGCCGTTCCCTTCCGTCGAGTTGTGGCGCAAACGCCTGGCCGAGCCGCCGGAGGGCCTTTATAGTTTGGTGGCTTGTGTGGAAAATAATGAAATCGTCGGCCAACTGGGTTTGAGCACCTCCCCCCAGCGGCCCCGCCGCCGGCATGCGGGACAAATTGGGATGGCGGTGCGAGACGATTGGCAGGGCCGGGGGGTCGGCACCGCTTTGATGCAAGCCGCCGTTGACCTGGCTGATAAATGGCTGAACCTGACCCGGCTTGAGTTGGAGGTGTTTACCGATAATGCGCCGGCCATCCGGCTCTATGAAAAGTTCGGCTTTAACATTGAGGGCATGCTGGTTGATTTTGCCTTTCGAGAGGGGCAATACGTGGACACCTACTGCATGGCCCGGTTTCGGGGTCAGGCCTTTAAAAAATAA
- a CDS encoding response regulator transcription factor: MTNHPSVTVRVLVADDQQLMREGIASLLSIQNGLEVVGTAANGQEAIDRALTLLPDVILMDIRMPVMDGIAATEQLRRQLPGCQVLMLTTFDDDEYIVKSLIAGACGYLLKDIPARDLAHAIQLAHRGIYQLEPSIAGKLVGVLSAKGAAPALATPALEEECPDLTERELEVLRLIATGATNREIAQALVISEGTVKNHVSNILNCLGLRDRTQAAIYAREKNLI; the protein is encoded by the coding sequence ATGACCAATCACCCCTCAGTCACCGTCCGCGTTCTGGTAGCGGACGACCAACAACTGATGCGGGAGGGCATCGCCTCTTTGCTGAGCATTCAGAATGGCCTTGAAGTTGTAGGCACCGCCGCCAACGGCCAGGAGGCCATTGACCGGGCCTTGACCCTCTTACCGGACGTGATTTTAATGGACATCCGCATGCCCGTCATGGACGGCATTGCTGCCACCGAGCAACTTCGGCGCCAATTGCCCGGCTGCCAGGTGCTCATGCTGACCACGTTTGACGATGACGAATACATTGTCAAATCCCTCATCGCCGGGGCCTGCGGCTATTTGCTCAAAGATATTCCGGCCCGGGATTTGGCCCACGCCATTCAATTGGCGCATCGAGGAATTTATCAACTGGAGCCGTCCATTGCCGGAAAATTGGTTGGCGTATTGAGCGCAAAAGGGGCAGCCCCGGCCCTGGCAACCCCCGCTCTTGAGGAGGAGTGTCCCGATTTAACCGAACGGGAGTTGGAAGTGCTGCGCTTGATTGCCACCGGGGCCACCAACCGCGAAATTGCCCAGGCGCTGGTCATCAGCGAGGGCACGGTTAAAAATCACGTCTCCAATATCCTCAATTGCCTGGGCCTGCGGGATCGGACCCAGGCCGCTATTTACGCCCGTGAGAAAAATTTGATTTAG
- a CDS encoding decaprenyl-phosphate phosphoribosyltransferase — protein sequence MITGIFKTLRPKQWTKNGAIFVALIFDVKLFQVDALLKTIIGFILLCFISGTVYLINDLVDIEKDRQHPTKKNRPLAAGRVPVKIAIITAIILPTVCIPLCFWLDFYFGLILTGYLLLEIAYSFILKNIVIVDILTVAAGFVLRVAGGVVLVEAERFSPWLYVFTVLLALFLVLGKRRAELALLKEQATTTRAILSEYNLPFLDEMMAVVTAGTVMTYSFYTFFAPNLPENYLMMLTIPFVLYGIFRYLYVIHIQGNGGAPDEVLLTDRPMQICVFLFMLAVVAILYLS from the coding sequence TTGATTACCGGAATTTTCAAAACATTGCGGCCCAAACAGTGGACCAAAAACGGGGCCATTTTTGTAGCCCTAATCTTTGACGTTAAGTTATTTCAGGTTGACGCTTTATTAAAAACCATCATCGGTTTTATCCTGCTCTGCTTCATCTCCGGCACAGTTTATCTGATCAACGATCTGGTAGACATCGAAAAAGACCGGCAACATCCCACCAAAAAAAATCGCCCCCTGGCGGCGGGGCGCGTGCCGGTGAAGATCGCCATCATTACGGCCATCATTCTGCCAACTGTGTGTATTCCGCTGTGTTTCTGGCTGGATTTTTATTTTGGCCTTATTTTAACCGGTTATCTGCTGCTGGAAATTGCTTACTCCTTCATCCTAAAAAATATCGTCATTGTGGATATTCTCACCGTGGCGGCCGGGTTTGTTTTGCGCGTGGCCGGAGGCGTCGTATTGGTAGAGGCCGAACGATTTTCGCCCTGGTTATACGTGTTCACCGTGCTTTTGGCCCTCTTTTTGGTTTTGGGCAAACGACGGGCCGAACTGGCCCTGCTCAAAGAGCAGGCTACCACCACCCGCGCCATTCTGAGTGAATATAACCTGCCTTTTTTGGACGAGATGATGGCCGTGGTCACCGCCGGCACGGTGATGACCTACTCGTTCTACACCTTTTTTGCCCCCAATTTGCCCGAAAACTATCTTATGATGTTGACCATCCCCTTTGTTTTGTACGGGATTTTCCGTTACCTGTATGTGATCCACATCCAGGGCAACGGCGGCGCCCCCGACGAAGTGCTGCTCACCGACCGGCCTATGCAAATTTGTGTGTTTTTGTTTATGTTGGCGGTGGTGGCGATTTTGTACTTGTCCTAA
- a CDS encoding TlyA family RNA methyltransferase, producing MTKRRLDILLTEKGLADSRSKAQALIMAGKVRVDGRPITKAGAQIPLEARLNVEDDLPYASRGGLKLAAALDEFALDPRGTVCTDVGASTGGFTDVLLQRGAARVYAIDVGYGQLAWSLRQDERVVVMERTNARYLETLPEQIDLATIDVSFISLKLIFPAVVKWLQPAGLVVALVKPQFEAGKTQVGKGGVVRDRAVQRQVLEKVLAYAAEAGLIPFGLLPSPITGPAGNQEFLIGWQCQIIHSPLETTVAIENCLAGLDTLK from the coding sequence ATGACCAAACGCAGGTTAGATATTCTGTTAACTGAAAAGGGACTGGCCGACAGCAGAAGCAAAGCCCAGGCCTTGATTATGGCCGGCAAGGTGCGGGTTGACGGCCGGCCAATCACCAAGGCCGGCGCCCAAATACCTCTTGAGGCGCGCCTCAACGTTGAAGATGATTTGCCTTACGCCAGCCGGGGCGGCTTAAAGTTAGCTGCCGCCCTGGATGAATTTGCCCTTGACCCGCGCGGAACTGTTTGTACGGATGTGGGGGCCTCGACCGGCGGATTCACCGATGTATTATTGCAGCGCGGCGCGGCGCGGGTATATGCCATTGACGTGGGTTATGGCCAATTAGCCTGGTCGCTGCGCCAGGACGAGCGGGTGGTGGTGATGGAGCGGACCAATGCCCGTTATCTGGAGACCTTGCCGGAGCAGATTGACTTGGCGACAATTGATGTTTCATTTATCTCCTTAAAATTGATCTTTCCGGCAGTGGTAAAATGGTTACAACCTGCGGGCCTGGTTGTGGCGTTGGTCAAACCTCAATTTGAGGCGGGTAAAACCCAGGTGGGTAAAGGCGGGGTGGTGCGAGACCGAGCGGTGCAGCGACAGGTATTGGAAAAGGTATTGGCCTATGCGGCGGAGGCAGGTTTAATTCCGTTTGGCCTGCTGCCTTCGCCCATTACCGGACCGGCGGGTAATCAAGAATTTCTGATTGGCTGGCAGTGTCAAATAATCCACTCTCCCCTTGAAACGACAGTGGCCATTGAAAATTGTTTGGCCGGGTTGGATACGTTAAAATAG
- a CDS encoding GAF domain-containing sensor histidine kinase, translating into MLKYLDGSPEESDPTGEIESANETSVTDDSWLAEIDEELAQVEEQETPNLEPAVSPETEENQAAAFKQKITGLEQRIGYLERIVKISQILNSTLSLKPLLQIIVQAATELTGTEQCSIMLMDRNSHELRFAEATGGVSEALKKVPVPLEGSIGGWVVRSNRPLLIRDVKNDPRWHRGVDETIDFETRSILGVPLKVRDKVIGVLEVVNKVGEGGFVQDDIQIAETLGAQAAIAIENARLMDELQQAYRDLSEVDRIKGDFVSIASHELRTPLSLILGYASFLRDNVTGQASEQADIVLSSAIKLRSIIDDMVNLRHVQAGSVQLERSMFSLRELVLEVIKEFSDFVKAKQQKLTSRFIPNDTPLNIDADRPKVHLILANLVSNASKFTGEGGRIHLDVELKGHEYWISVIDTGVGIPESQYHRIFDQFYQVEPSLTRKFEGMGLGLSIAKGMVEVHRGRIWVESVEGKGSKFTVVFPTAPDVAT; encoded by the coding sequence ATGTTAAAGTATCTGGATGGTTCCCCTGAAGAATCAGACCCTACAGGGGAAATAGAATCTGCCAACGAGACCTCAGTTACGGATGATAGTTGGCTGGCCGAGATAGACGAGGAACTGGCGCAAGTTGAGGAGCAAGAAACCCCCAATCTGGAGCCGGCCGTATCGCCCGAAACAGAAGAGAATCAGGCGGCTGCGTTTAAGCAGAAAATAACGGGCCTGGAGCAGCGCATTGGCTATTTGGAACGAATTGTAAAAATTAGCCAGATTCTCAACTCTACGCTAAGTTTGAAACCTCTTTTGCAAATCATTGTGCAAGCCGCCACCGAACTGACCGGCACCGAACAGTGTTCCATTATGCTGATGGACAGGAATAGTCACGAATTACGCTTTGCCGAGGCCACAGGTGGGGTCAGCGAGGCGCTGAAAAAAGTACCCGTTCCCCTGGAGGGCAGTATTGGCGGTTGGGTGGTCCGTTCAAACCGGCCCTTGCTGATTCGTGATGTCAAAAATGATCCGCGCTGGCATCGGGGAGTTGATGAAACCATTGATTTTGAAACACGGTCCATTTTGGGTGTGCCCCTGAAAGTGCGGGATAAGGTTATTGGCGTGCTGGAGGTGGTCAACAAGGTTGGTGAGGGGGGATTTGTGCAAGATGATATCCAAATTGCCGAAACTCTGGGCGCGCAAGCGGCCATTGCCATAGAAAACGCCCGGCTGATGGACGAGTTGCAACAGGCTTACCGTGATTTGTCGGAAGTGGACCGGATCAAGGGAGATTTTGTGAGTATTGCTTCTCACGAGCTGCGCACCCCCTTGTCGTTGATTTTGGGTTACGCTTCATTTCTCCGGGATAATGTGACGGGTCAGGCCAGCGAACAGGCCGACATTGTTTTGAGCAGCGCCATCAAATTGCGCTCGATTATTGACGATATGGTCAACTTGCGCCACGTTCAAGCCGGGAGTGTTCAACTGGAACGAAGCATGTTCTCCTTGCGAGAACTGGTGTTAGAAGTAATCAAAGAATTTAGCGATTTTGTTAAGGCCAAACAACAAAAACTGACCAGCCGGTTCATCCCTAACGATACGCCCCTGAATATTGACGCCGACCGGCCCAAAGTCCACCTGATCCTGGCCAACCTGGTTTCCAATGCCTCTAAATTCACCGGCGAAGGCGGCCGGATTCATCTTGATGTCGAACTAAAGGGGCATGAATATTGGATCAGTGTGATTGATACCGGCGTTGGCATCCCTGAGTCCCAGTATCATCGAATTTTTGATCAATTCTATCAAGTGGAGCCATCCCTGACTCGCAAGTTTGAAGGGATGGGCCTGGGATTGTCTATTGCCAAAGGGATGGTGGAAGTGCATCGGGGCCGGATTTGGGTGGAAAGTGTAGAGGGTAAGGGCAGTAAATTTACCGTTGTTTTCCCCACCGCGCCCGATGTGGCCACCTAA
- a CDS encoding carbohydrate kinase family protein, with translation MPDIIVIGDINIDINLTIPAYPMPGNEAVATTVHMHTGGSAVNTAIALAKMDMDVGFIGRVGQDTLGDKVLADLKKAGVDCTHVQTDPTVSTGMIFIAVTADGERTMFSARGANAFTDAGALNANNFTRCRWVHLSGYSFLSYHQYETAMVALEQAENSPYTRVSMDVGPEPAFRARSRILEILPRLDILFPNRMELTLLSGGLSVEQSFDYLFEHGAKAVVAKCGHEGCMLAIDHKRTILPAFQVDIKDTTGAGDSFDAGVVLGRLIGLSWEASAALGNALGALAATQNGSGADFIHRSAVAKLVEKHLFHPAWASVQFALEELTAYFEGEGMA, from the coding sequence ATGCCCGACATCATCGTTATCGGGGATATTAATATTGATATAAATCTTACTATTCCTGCTTATCCGATGCCGGGCAATGAAGCTGTTGCCACCACCGTGCATATGCATACGGGCGGTTCGGCCGTCAATACAGCTATTGCTCTGGCCAAAATGGATATGGATGTTGGGTTCATTGGTCGGGTAGGCCAGGATACCCTGGGTGACAAAGTGCTGGCTGATCTCAAAAAAGCAGGCGTAGATTGCACCCATGTGCAAACCGACCCCACCGTCAGCACCGGGATGATTTTCATTGCCGTTACCGCAGATGGCGAGCGCACCATGTTTAGCGCCAGAGGGGCCAATGCCTTTACCGATGCCGGGGCTTTAAACGCCAACAATTTTACCCGGTGCCGGTGGGTTCATCTCTCCGGTTACTCTTTTTTATCCTATCACCAATATGAAACGGCCATGGTGGCTCTTGAACAGGCCGAAAACTCTCCCTATACCAGGGTAAGTATGGATGTTGGCCCGGAACCGGCCTTCCGGGCGCGTTCTCGTATTCTGGAGATCTTGCCCAGATTGGATATTCTATTTCCAAATCGAATGGAACTGACCTTATTAAGTGGAGGTTTATCCGTTGAACAGAGTTTTGACTACCTTTTTGAGCACGGGGCCAAAGCCGTTGTGGCCAAATGCGGCCATGAAGGTTGTATGTTAGCCATAGACCATAAACGAACAATATTGCCTGCTTTTCAGGTTGATATAAAGGATACAACCGGGGCCGGGGATAGTTTTGATGCCGGCGTTGTTTTGGGGCGGTTGATTGGCTTGAGTTGGGAGGCATCTGCGGCGTTGGGTAATGCCCTGGGCGCCCTGGCGGCCACCCAAAATGGTAGTGGCGCAGATTTTATTCATCGCAGCGCCGTAGCCAAGTTAGTGGAAAAACATTTATTTCATCCGGCCTGGGCTTCGGTTCAATTTGCTTTAGAAGAATTGACCGCTTACTTTGAGGGTGAAGGAATGGCATAG
- a CDS encoding cold-shock protein yields MSERIQGTVKWFNATKGYGFIERDEGEDVFVHYSSIESEGYRTLNEGQRVEFTIEQSAKGLQASKVSIIP; encoded by the coding sequence ATGTCTGAACGTATCCAGGGCACAGTGAAGTGGTTCAACGCCACCAAAGGTTACGGCTTCATTGAACGAGATGAGGGAGAAGATGTCTTTGTGCATTATTCCTCGATTGAGTCAGAAGGTTACCGTACGCTGAACGAAGGTCAGCGGGTTGAGTTCACTATCGAACAAAGCGCCAAAGGACTCCAGGCCAGCAAGGTATCAATCATACCCTAA
- a CDS encoding ATP-dependent 6-phosphofructokinase, which produces MANIQKTKGVIGILTGGGDVPGLNPAIRAVTIRALREGYQVIGIRRGWAGAIEIIRDKDADNSDNYRVLTEEIVNKAGRTGGTFLHSSRTRPSHVAQNSVPEHLKDSYTEDVNDLTPEVIKNLDYLGIDYLIPIGGDDTLSYGVRLFQEGIKVVAIPKTMDNDVPGTDYCIGFSTCVTRTIQMTHDLRTSAGSHERFLVLEVFGRYAGFTAMLPTMAGAADRCVIPEYKFDIEQLTELLVHDRYRNPSRYSVVLISEGAMYQGGEMVFQDQTSDAYGHKKLGGVGDLIASELKKHAPKFNNGRPINVINQKLGYMVRCGNPDALDSIVPMAFGNLALDLIMDGVHGRLVVVKNGRYDNMPIDVVTSTKKLVNVQEHYNTERLRPRYRSFEMKPLLIMTGEV; this is translated from the coding sequence ATGGCAAACATTCAAAAAACTAAAGGCGTGATTGGCATTTTAACCGGCGGCGGCGATGTTCCCGGCTTGAACCCGGCCATCCGCGCCGTCACCATTCGCGCGCTTAGAGAAGGGTATCAGGTTATTGGTATTCGCCGTGGTTGGGCCGGCGCTATTGAGATTATTCGGGATAAGGATGCTGATAACAGCGACAATTATCGGGTTTTAACGGAAGAGATTGTCAATAAAGCGGGCCGCACCGGCGGCACATTTTTACATAGTTCGCGCACCCGCCCCAGCCACGTGGCCCAAAATAGCGTTCCCGAACATTTAAAGGACAGCTACACCGAGGATGTGAATGACCTGACGCCGGAGGTCATCAAAAACCTGGACTATCTGGGTATTGATTACCTCATTCCCATTGGCGGCGATGATACCTTGAGCTATGGTGTGCGTTTGTTCCAGGAAGGGATTAAAGTGGTGGCTATTCCCAAAACTATGGACAACGACGTGCCCGGCACCGATTATTGTATTGGGTTTAGCACCTGCGTTACCCGCACCATCCAGATGACCCACGACCTGCGCACTTCCGCCGGTTCCCACGAGCGTTTTCTGGTGCTGGAAGTTTTTGGCCGCTATGCCGGTTTTACCGCTATGCTGCCCACCATGGCCGGCGCCGCCGACCGCTGCGTTATCCCTGAGTACAAGTTTGACATTGAGCAGTTAACTGAACTGCTCGTTCATGATCGGTACAGAAATCCCAGCCGTTATTCCGTTGTTTTGATTTCCGAAGGAGCGATGTACCAAGGCGGGGAAATGGTGTTTCAAGATCAAACCAGCGACGCCTACGGCCACAAAAAACTGGGCGGCGTTGGCGACCTGATTGCGTCGGAATTGAAGAAGCACGCGCCCAAATTTAACAACGGGCGGCCCATTAACGTGATCAACCAAAAATTGGGCTACATGGTGCGCTGCGGCAATCCCGACGCGCTCGATTCCATTGTGCCCATGGCCTTTGGTAACCTGGCCCTGGACCTGATCATGGATGGCGTGCATGGCCGGCTGGTGGTGGTCAAAAACGGCCGTTATGATAATATGCCCATTGACGTGGTCACCAGCACCAAAAAACTGGTCAATGTTCAGGAACATTACAATACCGAACGCCTGCGGCCGCGCTATCGCAGTTTTGAGATGAAGCCGCTCCTGATTATGACCGGCGAAGTGTAA
- a CDS encoding type II toxin-antitoxin system HicB family antitoxin, translated as MRQYLVYIETVGDPMTGTGPTAHVPALPGASARGQTIEEAKEKIRAAVEEYLALLRDVGEPVPRASEGIHLEFEEVDKTTFPTDYDSLHPNELETLFRWMAISRQELVDLVRDLPEETLDHKLADNTPSIREILCHTAEADLWYTDRLKRWPEAPLFRLAATRGIALERLRALQPTDFGNFTIYDGKKWTPRKVMRRMLEHEREQIQQIRALLAAMPSK; from the coding sequence ATGCGGCAGTACCTGGTTTACATTGAAACCGTTGGCGACCCGATGACGGGCACAGGCCCTACGGCCCACGTGCCGGCTTTACCAGGGGCCTCGGCCCGAGGCCAGACCATTGAGGAAGCCAAAGAGAAAATTCGGGCTGCTGTTGAAGAGTATCTGGCGCTGCTACGGGATGTGGGCGAGCCGGTCCCCAGGGCCAGCGAAGGGATTCACCTGGAATTTGAGGAAGTTGATAAAACCACCTTCCCCACCGATTACGATTCCTTGCATCCCAACGAATTGGAAACTCTTTTCCGTTGGATGGCAATCTCCCGGCAGGAATTGGTTGATCTGGTCAGGGACCTGCCGGAAGAAACCCTGGATCACAAACTCGCCGATAATACTCCTTCTATCCGTGAAATCCTTTGTCATACGGCCGAGGCCGACCTATGGTATACCGACCGGCTCAAACGCTGGCCCGAAGCCCCTCTTTTTCGGCTGGCCGCCACCCGGGGCATAGCCCTGGAACGATTGCGGGCGTTACAGCCGACGGACTTTGGCAATTTCACCATTTATGACGGCAAAAAATGGACCCCCCGCAAAGTGATGCGGCGTATGCTGGAACACGAACGGGAACAGATCCAACAAATCCGAGCTTTGCTGGCGGCCATGCCGTCAAAATAA